The genomic interval GCGCGTGTTCATATGCACGGCCGGAACGTTGGGGTTCCAGGGATGCACGATCAGCGAAATGCCCGAGCTCCAGAACTTGGCGCCTTCCTCGGTGCCCGGCATCTGTTTGGCGAAATCGGCCGAGAATTCGCCGTGGACGGTCGAGATATGCACGCCGGCTTTCTGGAAGACGCGACCATGCAGCATGCCCATTTCGCCGCCGCCGCCAGCGGCGCGGTCCCATGGGGTGATTTCGAACTTGCCGGCGGGCATGTCGGCATTGGGGCCCTGCACATCGGCTTCGATCTGTTCAAAGGCCGCGAAAATCCGGTCGCGCAAGGCGCGGAACCAGGACTGTGCGGTGATTTTCTTGCCGTCGATATCGGCTGGGAGTGTGGTGGTATCCATGGGGGAAGTGAAATGAACCGTCATGTGAGCCCTGTAAACCCGTCGGTCTGCCTTTTTGCTTCCCCCAGAATAAGCGTTGCAGCCAAAGCCACATTGATCGAGCGCAAACCGTCGCGCATTGGAATGCGAATCCGCAGGTCGGCGGCTTCCGCCACGGCGTCAGGCACACCGGCGCTTTCGCGGCCCACCATCAGGATGTCGTCTGGCTGAAAGTCGACCGCATAGGCGGAGGTTTCGGTCTTGGTGGTCAGCAGCACCAAGCGGCGATTGGCCTCACGCCGCCACAGGTCGAAATGGCTCCAGCTGATGTGCTCCTGCACCATGGCGTGGTCCACATAGTCGAGACCGGCGCGCGCCAGCGATTTGGCCGAAAACGGGAAGCCCGTGGGGTGAATCAGGTGGATTGTGGTGCCAAGGCATGCGCCGAGCCGGATCAGCGTGCCGGTATTGTTGGCGATATCGGGTTGGTAGAGGGCGAGGTCGACTGACATCGGAATCCATGGCTTTGGGCGGTGTGTAGGACGCCGCGCGTGTCGCAATTGCGGCAATGGGTTGGGTATAGTGTCGCAGTTGTTCAGTGTCACTCGCGGGCGCACTGGACAAGTTCATGTGACAGTGCAAAAAGAACCCCGACTGACGGGCCGCTTGAGGGCGGACGGCTGCTGATTCCGCTTTAGCGCGAATAGGTTTGCCTCGCCGGCCGCGTCTGATGTGATTGTACGGGGATACGGACCTTGGCCACGCAAGCTCAACATTCAACGACACGACGGGATTTCCTGTTTGTCGCAACTGGCTCGGTGGCCGCTGTCGGCGCCGCTGCCACCATCTGGCCGCTGATCAATCAGCTGAATCCCGATGCGTCGACACTGGCATTGGCCAGTATCGAATTCAATCTTGCCGGCATTGAGGTTGGCCAGTCGGTCACCATCATCTGGCGCGGTTTGCCGGTCTTTGTGCGTCATCGTACGCAAAAAGAGATCGACGAAGCCAAAGCGGTGCCGCTGTCCGAGCTAAAGGACCCGGCAACCGACGAAGAGCGCACCAAGCCCGGCCATGAAGACTGGCTGATCATGATCGCAAACTGCACCCATCTGGGCTGCGTTCCGATCGGCGAGGCTGGCGATTTCGACGGCTGGTTCTGCCCTTGCCATGGCTCGCACTACGACAGTGCCGGCCGCATCCGCAAAGGCCCTGCACCACTTAACCTGGTGCTGCCGCCTTATGAATTTCTCAGCGATACGCTGGTCCAGATCGGTTAGTGGGGGCTCCGATGTCCGAACATTCGACTTATACGCCCGGCACTGGCGTCGAGAAGTGGCTCGACGAACGACTGCCGATCATCCGGTTCTCCAAAGAGCACCTGATGGATTTCCCGACCCCGAAGAACCTCAATTACTGGTGGACCTTCGGCGCGATCCTGGCCATGTGCCTGGGTATCCAGATCGTCACTGGCGTCATCCTGGCGATGCACTATACGCCTAACGTTGCGCTGGCTTTCGACTCGGTCGAGCACATCCGCCGCGACGTTAACGGTGGCCGCATGATCCAGGCGTTCCACGCCGTGGGTGCGTCCATGTTCTTTGCTGCCGTCTACATCCACATCTTCCGTGGCATGTATTTCGGTTCCTACAAGGCGCCGCGTGAAATCCTCTGGATCCTCGGCGTGCTGATCTTTGTGCTGATGATGGCGACCGCTTTCATGGGCTACGTGCTGCCATGGGGTCAGATGTCTGGCTGGGCCGCTACGGTTATCACCAACATCTTCGCTGCTATCCCGGTCATCGGTAATCCGTTGCTGGAACTGCTGCGTGGTGGTTTCTCGGTGGGCAACCCGACGCTCAACCGCTTCTTCTCGCTGCACTACCTGCTGCCATTTGTCATCGCTGCCGTTGTGGTCCTCCACATCTGGGCGCTGCACGTTCCCGGCAACAACAATCCGACTGGCGTCGACGTCAAGGACAGCCGCGATACCGTGCCTTTCCATCCGTACTACACGATGAAAGACGCGTTCGGCATGGTGCTGTTCCTGATCCCATTCTGCTGGTTCGCGTTCTTCGCACCAGACATTCTGGGTCACCCGGACAACTACATCCAGTTCTCCAGCACCGTGACGCCCGCGCATATCGTTCCTGAATGGTACTTCCTGCCATTCTACGCGATACTACGTGCCATCGACTTCAACATCCTGTTCATCGACTCCAAGCTCGGTGGCGTGATCTTCTTCGGTGGCTCGATCGTCATCCTGTTCTTCCTGCCTTGGCTGGATCGTTCGAAGGTTCGTTCGGGTACGTTCCGTCCGATGTTCAAGTGGTTCTACTGGCTGTTCGTGATCAACTTCATCGCGCTCACCTATCTCGGTGCAGCACCGGCTGAAGGCATCTACGTGGTGCTCTCCAAGATCGCGACTGCCTACTACTTCCTTCACTTCCTGGTCGTGCTGCCGGTTCTCGGTCGCATCGAAAAGCCAAAGCCTTTGCCAACCAGCATTTCCGAGAGCGTTCTCGGCAAGTCGCACGCGTAACGAAGGGGGCAGGAACATGTTCAAGACCAAGACTATCCTCGCCGCTCTGGCCCTGCTTGCAGGCCTCTCGTTCGGTGCGACTGCGCAGGCTGCTGAAGGCGGCGCCCATGTCGAAAAGCAGAGCTGGAGCTTTGCTGGCATTTTCGGCACATACGATCAGAACCAGCTGCAGCGCGGCTTCCAGGTGTTCCGTGAAGTATGCGCAAGCTGCCATGGCGCCCGCCTCCTGGCTTTCCGCAATCTGTCGGAAGCCGGTGGTCCGTCGTTCTCGGAAAACCAGATCAAGGCTCTGGCTGCCGAGTATGACATCGAAGACCCCACCGCTGACGGCGGCACCCGCAAGGGCGTCCCAGCTGACCGTTGGCCTTCGCCATTTGCCACCGAGCAGGATGCTCGCGATGCCAATGGCGGCGCTCTGCCGCCAGACTTCTCGGTGCTGGCCAAGGCCCGCGGCGTGACCGATGCGTTCCCGTTCTGGGTGTTCAACTACTTCACCGGTTACTCGGAAGGTGGCCCGGACTATATCCACGCGCTTCTCAACGGCTACCACGATGAAGTGCCAGAAACGGCGCCGCACAATGCTGACGGTACACCGTTCGAACTGGCTGACGGCAAGCACTACAACGACTACTTCCCCGGTCATGCCATCGGCATGGGTCCTCCGCTCGCCGACGATCTGGTTGCCTATGAAGCAGCCGATGGCGAAGCCGAAGTGCCAACCACGCTGGAGCAGTACTCGCTCGACGTTTCCGCATTCATGATGTGGGTTGCAGAGCCTGGCCTGGTTGCCCGCAAGGAAACCGGCTTCAAGGTGCTGCTGTTCCTGCTGGTCTTCGCCGGCCTGATGTACGCCACCAAGCGCAAGATCTGGCAGGGTATTGAACACTAACGATCGTGTTCTCGACTAGAATATGAGGGGCCCCGCGTGGGCCCCTTTCTTTTGGCGGTCACAGCCGGTTCAACCCCTTGCCAATCGGGCCGTTGACCGCAATATTCATGCCTGAGCAAATCATCTGACGAGGGAGCCGACATGTCCGCCATTCGCATCGCAGTCACTGTCGTGGGCGCCGCCGTCACCATGAGCCGTCACCCGGTGGTTCGCGCCGGCATCCTTGCCGTCGCCAGCAACCCCAAGGCCCGCGAAACGGCGATCAGCGTCACGCGCAGTGCCGCCTACAATGCCGGTGTGATTGCGCGCCACATCGTCGGTCGCCGCCTGCCTTAAGCCACCTCAGTCTTCCCATAACAGGTTTGCCATGACGCTCGACCTCAAGGCCCTCGTGCGCACGATTCCGGACTACCCCAAAAAGGGCATCCTGTTTCGCGACATCACCACGCTGATCGAGCATCCAGAGGGGTTCAAGGAGAGCATCGAGCGGATCGCCAGCCAATATCGCGGGCAGGGCATCACCCATGTTGCGGGGATCGAAGCGCGCGGCTTCATCTTCGGGGCTGGTGTGGCCATTGCCTTGGGCGTCGGGTTCATTCCGGTGCGCAAGAAGGGCAAGCTGCCGGGCGAAACCATCGGGCAGAACTACGCGCTCGAATACGGCGTCGACACGATCGAGATCCACGCCGATGTGGTCGAAAAGGGCGACAAGATACTGCTCGTCGATGACCTGATCGCGACGGGCGGTACCGCCATTGCAGCAGTGACACTCTTGCGCCGGACCGGTGCGACGGTCGAGGACGCGGCGTTTGTGATTGATCTGCCGGACCTGGGTGGAGCGGCCAAGCTCAAGGCTGAGGGCGTCGTGGTGAGCGCGCTGATCGCGTTTGAAGGGCATTAGGTGGGGGTATCCCCTCCAAAAACTCCCGCTACCAGCTATTCCGCCCATCCAGCTTTTCCACTGTCACACTCGACCAATCGAAATCATCGATCAGCCGCAGATTGATGGCGAAGATCTTGGTCGTCGGCATCACGCCGGCAACGCCGCCTTTGGGCGAGCCGTCGTCGTTGTAGAGCGAGCTCCAGTCCGGAGAGACGCCCCAGGTCTGGATGCCGCAATTGGTGCAGAAGTGGTGTTCATTGCCGTTGCGGCTGGCAGAATAGAACTTGCCGCTGGTGTCGGAGACAATGCTCACCTCGTCGGGGCTGTAATAGCCCCAGATGGCGCCGGTGCGGGCGCAGAAGGTGCAATTGCAGTCGGCGGCCCGTTTGGGCGCGTGTGGCAGCTCGACGCGGGTGGCGCCGCAGTGGCAGGTGGCGATCAGGGTCATGGCTGTGCTCCGTGCTGGTGAAGCGAGCGTAACGGCACGCGCTGACAGAGCTTGTCAGCAGCCGCAGCCTCAGGCAGCCATGGCTTCGCGGCTATCGACCAGGCAGAACTGGTTGCCTTCGGGATCGCGCATCACGGTGTAGGTCGGCAGCACGCGGACCGTTTCGGCGCCGGCATGCAACAGGCGCTGCACTTCGCTGGGGCGGTCCGTGACCTCGACGTCGAAATGGACGCGGTTGTTGTCGTGGCGGCGGCCTTCGACATTCTGAAAGCAGATCGATGGGCCGGGGCCGTCGACCAATACGGTCGGGTCAGTGTCCGGCGTCAGGCCCAAAGCGGCGAGGCGCGCGATCTCTGCCTCGTCATAGTCGCGGACGGCGTAACCCTCGAGCAGCGCGGCCCAGAACTGGGCCAGCCGGGCCGGTTTGTCGCAATCGAATACGATCTCCTGGATCTTACCCACAATCGTCTCCTTCTTGTCGCTAGGGTTCCGGTAACCCGAAATTGCGGCAAGACTGGGCAATGATGGTTTTGGCGCCGGGCGCTGTGGAAAAGTGGCAGCACCCGTCAGGCTATCAGGGATTGACCGGCGTCAGCGTCGTTGGGTCAAAATACTGCATGACCTGTGTGCCGTTGACCTCGACATAGGCGCGGATAACGCCGTTCCACTGTTCGACCGAAGTGGCGTTGACGCCCCGTGCCTGCAGCTGGCGCAGCACGGTGTCGGGCTTCCACTGGGGGCGGGCGTCGCGGGGGCGCTCCACCGCAATAGCAGGCGCGGCGAAGACGGGCAGGGCGACTGGAACGCCCAACGCGGCCACCAGGAGCAGAGCGATCTTTTTGTCCATCTTCATCCTCCGAGCATTAACTCCTTAGAAATGGGAAGCGGCAGCAGCGTTGCAAGGGACTGTTTCGGCGCAGAGTTTTTGCGTGCGCCCTTGAAATTGCGCCGCATCGTTCCTCTGTCTTCCGGCGCATGAAAAGAGAAGGGCCGGCGTCAACCGCCGGCCCTCTTGGCTTTCGATCAGGGTTCGAGCTGACCGGTTTTCGGATCGTCCAGCGCGCTGATATCGGGCTCGTTGCGGGTCTTCCACAGCGAGAAGATGATGCCACCGGCCAGGATCGACAGCGTCACCACCAGCGACAGCAGCGTGTCGATGTGGATGTGCAGCGGCACGAGGAAGATCTTGATACCCACCAGAACCAGAATGATCGCCAGCGAAACCTGGAGGTAACGGAAGCGGTTCATGGCAGCTGCCAGCGCGAAATAGAGCGAGCGCAGGCCGAGGATGGCGAAGATATTGGACGTGTAGACGATGAAGGTGTCTTGGGTCACGGCGAAGACGGCGGGCACGGAGTCGACGGCGAACACTAGATCGACCACTTCCACCATGATCAGCGCCACGGCCAGCGGCGTCAGCCAGGTGACGATCTTGCCGGTCTTTGGGTCGGGCTGCTTGACCGTGAAATTGCGGCCATGCAGTTCCTTGGTGACGCGGAAGCGCTTGGTGATGAACTGGTAGACCTTGTTTTCATCAAGGTTGCGTTCTTCATCCTTGTGGCTGAACATCCGGATGCCGGTGAAGACCAGGAAGGCGCCGAAGCCGAACAGGATCCAGCTATACTGGTTGACCATGGCTGCGCCGAGACCGATCAGCACGGCGCGGAACAGGATCACGCCCAGAATGCCCCAGAACAGCACGCGGTGCTGGTAGATGCGGGGGATGGCGAGGAAGCCGAAAATCGTCGCGATGACGAACATGTTGTCCATCGCGAGGGACTGTTCGAGCAGATAGCCGGTGTAAAATTCCAGCCCGGCTTCTGCGCCGCGCTGCCACCAGACCCAACCACCAAAAGCCAGCGCGATACAGACGTAAAAGCCATACAGCAGCAGGCTTTCCTTGGCCCCGATCTCGTGTTCATCCTTGTGCAGGACGCCCAGATCGAAAACCAGAAGCGCGATCACGATCGTAATGAACGCAACCCAAAAATAGACAGGTGTACCTAGAAAATCGCCCATAAGGGCGCCAAGAAGCGATTCCATCGCCGGACCTTTCTCCATGAAGATTGGAGCAGCTCCGACATCACGAGAGTATAAGTCACTCTCGCCAGAGGGGCCCGGCGCCGCACGGACAAAATGCCCGAAACGGCGAAAAGTTCAAGCCCCCCGTCGCAGATTGTTAATTTTGGGCCCGGGAGGACCTAGCGCGGCGTGCAGAGCATGACGATGGCGTCGCCGGTTTCGAGCTGGATGGCGGTGCCATAGGTGGGGTCGGCAATGACCCGGCCAGCCTGGATATTGCGGGTGGCTTTGAGCCCGCCATCGTTGAACTGAACGCCGTCCTGATAGCCCGTAATAGTGCCGGTGCCAGAGCTGGCGTCACCCACCTTGGTCGAGGCAAAGCCATAGACCCCGCCATAGATGGTCAGGATGCCGGCGCGTTCCGCCGTGGCGTCGCGACAGGACCAGTTGCCGGTAAAGCCCTGCGCAAAGGCAGGGGTGGCAAATGAGGCGGTGAGGGCAATGATGAGGGCGATTCGGAGCATGGCGGACACAGTGCCGGTGCGCCGATGGGCTTTCAAGAGGCGCGCTTCAGCAAAGGTCCAATCAGCGGAACTTTGGTGAGCGTGAGCAACACTTTGAGCTTGAGCGGCATCTTGTAGTCGCGCAGCTTGGAGAACCCGACAAGGCTCGAGCGATAAACCAGCTCGCCCCTCTGGTTGGTGGCCGTCAGCCGGTTGAACAGCAGACCCCAGCCATGAATGGAATTGGAGGCGCGTTTGTCGGTCACGACGAGTTCGTAGGACACGGTATCGCCAGGGCGCACCGGCACCTTGAACTCCATCGAATTGACGCCCGGGGAAGGGCCGGACACGCCTGGTTCCTTGCCTTCGGCGCGGATGCGGTCTTCCTCGGCAAACAGGGTATCGACCATTTTGCGATGCCCGACGCTGACCGTGTGCCAGCCGCTGGCGACCAGTCCGCCAAAGTGGCTGTGCTTGGCGGCTTCCGGGTCGATATGGAAATATTGGGGATCGTATTGGGTGGCGAAGCGGATGATTTCTTCGCTGTTGAAAGTGTGACTGCCGAGGTCAAACACTTCGTCGATCACGATGTCTTCAAACCAACGGGTCATGCCGGCACTCCCACATCGCGCACATCGATCAGATTGGCCAGCCGCATGGTCATGACGGGCGCACCCTTTTGATTCTGCACGGCGAAATCGAGGGTCATGATGCCCCATTGCGGATTCTTGGCCGAGCGGCGCAGCTCCGCAATCGTCACCGTGCCGCCGATGGTGTCGCCAACCATGACCGGGTTTTTCCAGCGCAGATCGGAAAAGCCCAGCCCGCCAGCCGAGGCGACGGTGTTGAGGAAGCTATCGACCAGCATGCGCAGGCTGAGCGCGCCGGTCTGCCAGCCGCTCGAGGCGAGGCCGCCGAGCAGGCTCTTTTTGGCCGCAGCTTCATCGAGGTGAAACGGGAACGGATCGAACTCGCGGGCGAAGGTGATGATCATCTCCTTGCTCACGGTGACATGGCCCAGATCGACGACCTCGCCGATGCGCAGGTCCTCGAAATGGCGTCGATCTTGAGTGACAGGATTGGTCATTTGCTTGCCCTATACGTCAACCTGCGTTTTGCTCCATATGGGCAGCATTGGCAACCCGCTATCACGCGGGGAGAGTTAAGCCATCTGTCGCAGGACTTTGCCAGCCTTCGTTGCGACAAAAAAATGGGCGCCCCATGGAGCGCCCATCGTCATTGCAGCGTGCGAAAGCCTATTCGGGCTCACCGACGGTCACATTGGTGGCCGGATCGCCATCCACCGCAGCCGCCAGCGCAGGTGGCATCACGTCGAGCAGGTATTCCAGCGACAGCGGCGACTGCCAGGACATGGCGGCATAGGCAATGCCTGCCGGATCATCAAGCCAGAGCGCGCGGCCCTCCTTGGATAGACGGCTGTTCTGGAACAGCTGCATGTTTTCAATGATCTTGCGACCGCTGACGTCGCCGCCTTCGATGGGCAGCACGACGGTGTCGAGGTCCAGAAGCGCGAAATTTTCGGGGCTGATGGTGATGCGGTTTTCCGGGTCGGACTTGGCATCGAGATCAGCCGGGAACACGAGGCCGAGGTCGATCAGGAAGCGGGTGCCGAGGTCCTTGCTGCTCCAGGTCGTGAAGTTGCCGCCGTCATAATAGACGTTGGCCGCCGTCTTGCCGACGATCTGGGGATATTCGGCCTTGGCCTTGGCGGTCTTGGCGGCGATATCGGCGATGATGTGCTCGGAACGCTCAGTGCTGCCCCAGACGGCCTGATCGATGACGCGCAATTCGTCCTGCCACGGCACGCCCCAC from Devosia sp. 2618 carries:
- a CDS encoding tRNA (cytidine(34)-2'-O)-methyltransferase, producing the protein MSVDLALYQPDIANNTGTLIRLGACLGTTIHLIHPTGFPFSAKSLARAGLDYVDHAMVQEHISWSHFDLWRREANRRLVLLTTKTETSAYAVDFQPDDILMVGRESAGVPDAVAEAADLRIRIPMRDGLRSINVALAATLILGEAKRQTDGFTGLT
- the petA gene encoding ubiquinol-cytochrome c reductase iron-sulfur subunit, with product MATQAQHSTTRRDFLFVATGSVAAVGAAATIWPLINQLNPDASTLALASIEFNLAGIEVGQSVTIIWRGLPVFVRHRTQKEIDEAKAVPLSELKDPATDEERTKPGHEDWLIMIANCTHLGCVPIGEAGDFDGWFCPCHGSHYDSAGRIRKGPAPLNLVLPPYEFLSDTLVQIG
- a CDS encoding cytochrome b N-terminal domain-containing protein — its product is MSEHSTYTPGTGVEKWLDERLPIIRFSKEHLMDFPTPKNLNYWWTFGAILAMCLGIQIVTGVILAMHYTPNVALAFDSVEHIRRDVNGGRMIQAFHAVGASMFFAAVYIHIFRGMYFGSYKAPREILWILGVLIFVLMMATAFMGYVLPWGQMSGWAATVITNIFAAIPVIGNPLLELLRGGFSVGNPTLNRFFSLHYLLPFVIAAVVVLHIWALHVPGNNNPTGVDVKDSRDTVPFHPYYTMKDAFGMVLFLIPFCWFAFFAPDILGHPDNYIQFSSTVTPAHIVPEWYFLPFYAILRAIDFNILFIDSKLGGVIFFGGSIVILFFLPWLDRSKVRSGTFRPMFKWFYWLFVINFIALTYLGAAPAEGIYVVLSKIATAYYFLHFLVVLPVLGRIEKPKPLPTSISESVLGKSHA
- a CDS encoding cytochrome c1, with amino-acid sequence MFKTKTILAALALLAGLSFGATAQAAEGGAHVEKQSWSFAGIFGTYDQNQLQRGFQVFREVCASCHGARLLAFRNLSEAGGPSFSENQIKALAAEYDIEDPTADGGTRKGVPADRWPSPFATEQDARDANGGALPPDFSVLAKARGVTDAFPFWVFNYFTGYSEGGPDYIHALLNGYHDEVPETAPHNADGTPFELADGKHYNDYFPGHAIGMGPPLADDLVAYEAADGEAEVPTTLEQYSLDVSAFMMWVAEPGLVARKETGFKVLLFLLVFAGLMYATKRKIWQGIEH
- a CDS encoding adenine phosphoribosyltransferase — encoded protein: MTLDLKALVRTIPDYPKKGILFRDITTLIEHPEGFKESIERIASQYRGQGITHVAGIEARGFIFGAGVAIALGVGFIPVRKKGKLPGETIGQNYALEYGVDTIEIHADVVEKGDKILLVDDLIATGGTAIAAVTLLRRTGATVEDAAFVIDLPDLGGAAKLKAEGVVVSALIAFEGH
- a CDS encoding GFA family protein, yielding MTLIATCHCGATRVELPHAPKRAADCNCTFCARTGAIWGYYSPDEVSIVSDTSGKFYSASRNGNEHHFCTNCGIQTWGVSPDWSSLYNDDGSPKGGVAGVMPTTKIFAINLRLIDDFDWSSVTVEKLDGRNSW
- a CDS encoding VOC family protein: MGKIQEIVFDCDKPARLAQFWAALLEGYAVRDYDEAEIARLAALGLTPDTDPTVLVDGPGPSICFQNVEGRRHDNNRVHFDVEVTDRPSEVQRLLHAGAETVRVLPTYTVMRDPEGNQFCLVDSREAMAA
- a CDS encoding TerC family protein, with protein sequence MESLLGALMGDFLGTPVYFWVAFITIVIALLVFDLGVLHKDEHEIGAKESLLLYGFYVCIALAFGGWVWWQRGAEAGLEFYTGYLLEQSLAMDNMFVIATIFGFLAIPRIYQHRVLFWGILGVILFRAVLIGLGAAMVNQYSWILFGFGAFLVFTGIRMFSHKDEERNLDENKVYQFITKRFRVTKELHGRNFTVKQPDPKTGKIVTWLTPLAVALIMVEVVDLVFAVDSVPAVFAVTQDTFIVYTSNIFAILGLRSLYFALAAAMNRFRYLQVSLAIILVLVGIKIFLVPLHIHIDTLLSLVVTLSILAGGIIFSLWKTRNEPDISALDDPKTGQLEP
- a CDS encoding MaoC family dehydratase — translated: MTRWFEDIVIDEVFDLGSHTFNSEEIIRFATQYDPQYFHIDPEAAKHSHFGGLVASGWHTVSVGHRKMVDTLFAEEDRIRAEGKEPGVSGPSPGVNSMEFKVPVRPGDTVSYELVVTDKRASNSIHGWGLLFNRLTATNQRGELVYRSSLVGFSKLRDYKMPLKLKVLLTLTKVPLIGPLLKRAS
- a CDS encoding MaoC family dehydratase — translated: MTNPVTQDRRHFEDLRIGEVVDLGHVTVSKEMIITFAREFDPFPFHLDEAAAKKSLLGGLASSGWQTGALSLRMLVDSFLNTVASAGGLGFSDLRWKNPVMVGDTIGGTVTIAELRRSAKNPQWGIMTLDFAVQNQKGAPVMTMRLANLIDVRDVGVPA
- a CDS encoding ABC transporter substrate-binding protein, producing the protein MFTRRIVLAMAAIAVLSAPAAAQSFPVTLENLYGTTTIPAQPKRVVSVGWHEQDFLYSLGVAPIGVTSWFGDYPYASWPWTDHAREALGAEPSVIPADPTNLEWVLAQDPDLIIAIYVPMDEGLYAELSKIAPVVTTPVGFTEWGVPWQDELRVIDQAVWGSTERSEHIIADIAAKTAKAKAEYPQIVGKTAANVYYDGGNFTTWSSKDLGTRFLIDLGLVFPADLDAKSDPENRITISPENFALLDLDTVVLPIEGGDVSGRKIIENMQLFQNSRLSKEGRALWLDDPAGIAYAAMSWQSPLSLEYLLDVMPPALAAAVDGDPATNVTVGEPE